From the genome of Lotus japonicus ecotype B-129 chromosome 6, LjGifu_v1.2, one region includes:
- the LOC130723864 gene encoding gamma-interferon-responsive lysosomal thiol protein-like: MVSPSIISLPLILYLSFFSFFFVSPSQSHNNNNNNKVSLALYYESLCPYCSNFIVNYLPKIFTDDLISIVDLNLVPWGNAKLRSATNFTCQHGPNECLLNTVEACAIAAWPELSKHFPFIYCVEDLVYQHKNNEWESCFQKLGLDSRPIDLCYKGEIGKQLELNYAAETKALQPPHTYVPWVVVNGKPLYEDYEKFLSYVCEAYQGTHKPKSCTKASYLSSDVKAMPKHSVSDMEE, from the exons ATGGTTTCTCCATCCATCATTTCTCTTCCTCTCATCTTATAcctctctttcttttccttcttcttcgtcTCTCCCTCTCAAtctcacaacaacaacaacaacaacaaggtTTCATTGGCCTTGTACTATGAAAGCTTGTGCCCTTACTGCTCCAATTTCATCGTCAATTACCTCCCCAAAATCTTCACTGATGACCTCATCTCCATCGTTGACCTCAACCTCGTTCCATGGGGTAACGCTAAGCTCAGAAGTGCCACCAACTTTACCTGCCAG CATGGTCCGAATGAGTGCTTGCTGAACACCGTTGAAGCGTGTGCAATTGCTGCATGGCCTGAACTG AGCAAGCATTTTCCTTTCATCTATTGTGTTGAGGATCTGGTGTATCAGCATAAGAACAATGAGTGGGAGTCTTGTTTTCAGAAGCTGGGTCTGGATTCAAGACCTATTGACCTTTGTTATAAAGGTGAAATTGGAAAACAG CTTGAGCTAAATTATGCAGCTGAAACAAAAGCTCTGCAGCCTCCTCATACGTATGTTCCATGGGTAGTTGTGAATGGAAAGCCTCTCTACGAG GATTATGAAAAATTCTTAAGCTATGTCTGTGAGGCTTATCAAGGCACACATAAACCCAAAAGTTGCACTAAAGCATCATACCTTAGTAGTGATGTGAAAGCAATGCCCAAGCATTCAGTTTCTGATATGGAAGAGTGA
- the LOC130724622 gene encoding gamma-interferon-responsive lysosomal thiol protein-like, which translates to MVSSSIISLPLILYLSFFSFFFVSPSQSHNNNNNNKVSLALYYESLCPYCSNFIVNYLPKIFTDDLISIVDLNLVPWGNAKLRSATNFTCQHGPNECLLNTVEACAIAAWPELSKHFPFIYCVEDLVYQHKYNEWESCFQKLGLDSRLIDHCYNSEFGKQLELNYAAETNALQPPHTYVPWVVVNGQPLYEDYQNFLSYVCEAYQGTHKPTSCTKASYLSTVVEAMPKHSVSDMEE; encoded by the exons ATGGTTTCTTCATCCATCATTTCTCTTCCTCTCATCTTATAcctctctttcttttccttcttcttcgtcTCTCCCTCTCAAtctcacaacaacaacaacaacaacaaggtTTCATTGGCCTTGTACTATGAAAGCTTGTGCCCTTACTGCTCCAATTTCATCGTCAATTACCTCCCCAAAATCTTCACTGATGACCTCATCTCCATCGTTGACCTCAACCTCGTTCCATGGGGTAACGCCAAGCTCAGAAGTGCCACCAACTTTACCTGCCAG CATGGCCCGAATGAGTGCTTGCTGAACACTGTTGAAGCGTGTGCAATTGCTGCATGGCCTGAACTG AGCAAGCATTTTCCTTTCATCTATTGTGTTGAGGATCTGGTGTATCAGCATAAGTACAACGAGTGGGAGTCTTGTTTTCAGAAGCTGGGTCTGGATTCAAGACTTATTGACCATTGTTATAATAGTGAATTTGGTAAACAG CTTGAACTAAATTATGCAGCTGAAACAAATGCTCTGCAGCCTCCTCATACGTATGTTCCATGGGTAGTTGTGAATGGACAGCCACTCTACGAG GATTATCAAAACTTCTTAAGCTATGTCTGTGAGGCTTATCAAGGCACACATAAACCCACAAGTTGCACTAAAGCATCATACCTTAGTACTGTTGTGGAAGCAATGCCCAAGCATTCAGTTTCTGATATGgaagagtga
- the LOC130724621 gene encoding uncharacterized protein LOC130724621: MVNTRASGSSGEEGIPEREAFRTRMELNEARTKHLEDAIEENAVRAKRIEESLYAVLSKLGVTTVDEALSRDLRTAIGIDPSLERDKGSNRWRKLEILIFGGDDAYGWTHKLERYFELRGVSDDDRMQATLIALEGKALSWFQWWERCNPNPTWDGFKLVVIRRFQPAMMQNPFELLLSLKQTGTVEAFVEEFEKYVGALKEIDQDFAKGIFLNGLKEEVKMEVKLFELPTLTAVIQKSLMIEQKNLALGKSASYNYPRSNNYNRTGTYNKVVTIDTKGTSDKKLETVAGNCNTPISRCHFSNQK, encoded by the coding sequence ATGGTGAACACTCGCGCATCTGGTTCTAGCGGCGAAGAAGGAATTCCAGAGAGGGAAGCTTTCAGAACTCGCATGGAGTTGAATGAAGCTAGGACGAAGCATCTGGAAGATGCGATTGAGGAGAATGCGGTTAGAGCAAAGAGGATCGAAGAATCTCTCTATGCGGTGTTGTCCAAGCTTGGAGTTACCACCGTTGATGAAGCCTTGAGCCGCGATTTGCGAACTGCAATTGGAATCGATCCTAGTCTTGAGCGCGATAAGGGAAGCAATCGATGGAGGAAGCTTGAGATTCTGATTTTTGGAGGTGACGATGCTTATGGTTGGACGCACAAGCTGGAGAGGTATTTTGAGCTGAGAggagtttctgatgatgatagAATGCAAGCTACCTTGATCGCTCTTGAAGGCAAAGCTCTCAGTTGGTTCCAATGGTGGGAAAGGTGTAATCCAAATCCTACTTGGGACGGTTTCAAACTGGTAGTGATTAGGAGGTTCCAACCAGCTATGATGCAGAATCCATTTGAACTTCTTTTGTCTCTTAAACAAACTGGAACTGTAGAAGCTTTTGTAGAGGAGTTTGAGAAGTACGTGGGAGCACTCAAGGAGATAGATCAAGATTTTGCTAAAGGAATCTTCCTGAATGGCTTGAAGGAAGAGGTCAAAATGGAGGTAAAACTCTTTGAACTTCCTACTTTAACTGCAGTTATACAAAAATCTCTGATGATTGAGCAGAAAAATTTGGCTTTGGGAAAATCTGCTAGTTATAATTATCCAAGATCAAACAACTACAATAGAACTGGAACATACAATAAAGTAGTGACTATTGATACCAAGGGAACCAGTGATAAAAAGCTGGAAACTGTGGCTGgtaactgtaacaccccgatttccaggtgtcactttagtaaccaaaaatag